One Archocentrus centrarchus isolate MPI-CPG fArcCen1 chromosome 14, fArcCen1, whole genome shotgun sequence DNA window includes the following coding sequences:
- the pou4f3 gene encoding POU domain, class 4, transcription factor 3, whose amino-acid sequence MMMTMNGKQHFSMHPALHEPKYPGLHSGSEGMRRVCLSAPQLQGNIFGGFDESLLARAEALAAADSIVSHGKSHPFKPDVTYHTMSSVPCTSASSSSSTTVPISHVPSTITSHHHHHHHHHLGQTLEAGDLLDHLSTSLAVTGMGAPEPPGMTTPAHHHQHPHHHLQTMGQLHQAMATMAHPHSLSAHGGMACVNDVESDPRELEAFAERFKQRRIKLGVTQADVGSALANLKIPGVGSLSQSTICRFESLTLSHNNMIALKPVLQAWLEEAEAAYREKSSKPDLFNGNERKRKRTSIAAPEKRSLEAYFAIQPRPSSEKIAAIAEKLDLKKNVVRVWFCNQRQKQKRMKYSAVH is encoded by the exons atgatgatgacCATGAACGGCAAGCAACATTTCTCCATGCACCCGGCTCTGCACGAGCCCAAGTATCCCGGCCTGCACTCAGGCTCGGAGGGCATGCGCAGAGTCTGTCTGTCCGCCCCACAG CTGCAGGGCAATATATTCGGAGGCTTTGATGAGAGCCTGCTGGCACGGGCAGAGGCTCTGGCGGCTGCTGACAGCATTGTCTCTCACGGCAAGAGTCACCCGTTCAAACCAGACGTGACTTACCATACCATGAGCAGTGTCCCCTGCAcctcagcttcctcttcttcctctactACCGTGCCCATCTCCCACGTTCCTTCCACCATCACctctcaccaccaccaccaccaccaccaccacctcggACAGACCCTGGAGGCCGGGGACCTCCTGGACCACCTCTCCACCAGCCTGGCTGTGACCGGGATGGGTGCTCCAGAGCCTCCAGGGATGACCACGCCGGCGCACCACCACCAGCACCCTCATCACCACCTGCAGACTATGGGGCAGCTACACCAGGCGATGGCCACTATGGCCCACCCTCACTCCCTGTCCGCGCACGGTGGCATGGCTTGCGTCAACGACGTGGAGTCGGATCCCAGGGAGCTGGAAGCCTTCGCCGAGCGGTTCAAACAGAGAAGGATCAAACTCGGGGTGACCCAGGCGGACGTCGGGTCAGCTCTGGCAAACCTCAAGATCCCAGGAGTGGGATCCTTGAGCCAGAGCACCAtctgcaggttcgagtccctcACCTTGTCCCACAACAACATGATCGCTCTCAAGCCGGTTCTCCAGGCCTGGCTAGAGGAAGCCGAGGCTGCGTACCGGGAGAAAAGCAGCAAGCCGGACCTTTTCAACGGGAACGAGAGGAAAAGAAAGCGCACCTCCATCGCCGCGCCGGAGAAGCGGTCTTTGGAAGCGTACTTTGCCATCCAGCCCCGGCCCTCCTCGGAAAAAATTGCGGCCATTGCCGAAAAACTGGACCTGAAAAAGAACGTGGTTCGAGTGTGGTTTTGCAACCAGCGGCAAAAACAGAAACGAATGAAATACTCTGCGGTGCACTGA